In a single window of the Magnolia sinica isolate HGM2019 chromosome 7, MsV1, whole genome shotgun sequence genome:
- the LOC131251850 gene encoding uncharacterized protein LOC131251850 yields MSGSWRGNRGRGRGRASPVAATPGTTESGQSLDGVFRALGDMATILGQHIRRDNRGAAQVVQDGIGGLIEKFKRLKPPTFEGLSDPMEAEKWKKQIEKIFTVLGCDEEQKEQKAEEFISLEQGEMTVGQYESKFTELSRFAPFMIQDEARKAKKFERGLRGSIRNKLTPLKLRLYADVVERALMIERDNEEFWKSRNQKREAKSNARAASNTSQTQGDASKKLKTMVTNTSTPAQPMNRFTGKCYNCGMEGHSARFCKQPPQQPHYQAPPQMHPRPQP; encoded by the exons atgTCCGGGAGCTGGCGTGGAAATAGAGGTAGAGGTAGAGGTCGAGCTAGTCCTGTGGCAGCCACACCGGGGACCACCGAAAGTGGCCAATCACTGGATGGGGTCTTTCGTGCTTTAGGTGACATGGCAACCATTCTTGGACAACACATTCGTCGTGATAATAGAGGAGCCGCCCAAGTTGTGCAGGATGGCATTGGGGgcttaatagagaaatttaagagattgaagcCGCCTACTTTTGAGGGTTTATCGGACCCTATGGAGGCAGAAAAGTGGAAAAAGCAAATAGAGAAGATATTCACTGTTTTAGGATGTGATGAGGAGCAGAAG GAGCAAAAAGCAGaggaattcataagcttagaaCAGGGGGAGATGACTGTAGGCCAGTATGAGTCTAAATTTACTGAATTATCCCGTTTTGCCCCATTTATGATTCAGGATGAAGCTCGCAaagctaagaagtttgaacgAGGTCTGAGAGGGTCAATTCGTAACAAGTTGACTCCACTTAAGCTTAGATTGTATGCCGATGTAGTAGAGCGGGCTCTAATGATAGAGCGAGACAACGAAGAATTCTGGAAAAGTCGTAACCAAAAGAGAGAAGCGAAGAGCAATGCTAGGGCTGCATCGAATACATCTCAAACACAGGGTGATGCTTCTAAGAAACTAAAGACGATGGTAACAAATACCTCAACTCCTGCTCAGCCAATGAACCGATTTACGGGTAAATGTTATAACTGCGGAATGGAGGGTCACTCTGCGCGTTTTTGTAAACAACCACCTCAGCAACCACATTATCAGGCGCCCCCGCAGATGCACCCGAGACCTCAGCCATAG